The Vibrio chagasii genome includes a region encoding these proteins:
- the emrD gene encoding multidrug efflux MFS transporter EmrD, whose protein sequence is MSASFPLAKLTFLIAILTAVGQMTQTMYVPSIGHMTGEFLVSASSLQAVMACYLIPYGLSQFVYGPLSDRLGRKPIIVAGLVIYILGTLVALFAHEYEWFLVGSFIQGLGIGCGGAMSRTLTRDCFEGAELHRANSLISMCVIFSPLMAPVLGGYLTEAFGWRSSYLFLALFGIAVVITMMTSMMETLPKERRKNESVGTSYRFVLSDKRFQGFLLVLVATFAGIAVFEAAAGVLLGGVLGLPATTVSLLFVLPIPGYLVGAGLSSYIAQRRSERRALNIGLVSILVGSAVVLIPGLFGQTTALTLIGGATIYFLGAGILFPAATTGALSPFPYHAGTGGAILGGMQNLGAGIATLLASFFPAQDQLPLGCLMISMSLIAMLGLRWVNRKPDHSNEMPLAI, encoded by the coding sequence ATGTCCGCCTCGTTTCCATTAGCGAAACTTACCTTCTTAATCGCTATTCTGACAGCCGTAGGTCAAATGACTCAAACGATGTACGTGCCTTCTATTGGCCATATGACAGGTGAGTTCTTGGTTTCTGCGTCTTCACTTCAAGCTGTGATGGCGTGTTACCTGATCCCTTATGGTTTGTCGCAATTTGTTTACGGCCCGCTTTCAGATCGCCTCGGTCGCAAACCAATCATCGTCGCTGGCTTGGTCATCTACATCCTAGGTACCTTGGTAGCCTTATTCGCTCATGAATACGAATGGTTCTTGGTGGGCAGCTTTATTCAAGGGCTCGGCATTGGTTGTGGTGGTGCGATGTCTCGTACATTGACCCGTGACTGTTTTGAGGGCGCTGAATTACATCGTGCAAACAGCTTGATCAGCATGTGTGTGATTTTTTCCCCATTGATGGCACCTGTATTGGGTGGTTACCTAACAGAAGCTTTCGGCTGGCGATCTAGCTACTTGTTTCTAGCACTATTTGGTATTGCTGTTGTGATCACCATGATGACGAGCATGATGGAAACATTGCCAAAAGAGCGACGCAAAAATGAATCGGTAGGAACCAGCTACAGGTTTGTTCTATCTGACAAGCGCTTCCAAGGTTTCTTATTGGTACTGGTTGCAACATTTGCAGGAATAGCTGTATTTGAAGCAGCTGCAGGAGTACTGCTTGGCGGTGTACTTGGCTTGCCGGCAACTACTGTGAGTTTACTGTTTGTGTTACCGATTCCAGGTTACCTAGTAGGTGCTGGCCTTTCGAGTTACATCGCGCAGCGTCGCTCTGAACGTCGCGCACTAAATATTGGCCTGGTATCGATCTTAGTTGGCTCAGCTGTCGTGCTTATCCCGGGTCTGTTTGGTCAAACAACCGCATTGACATTGATTGGCGGCGCAACCATTTACTTCTTGGGCGCTGGTATCTTATTCCCAGCAGCAACAACAGGTGCACTTTCGCCATTCCCATACCATGCTGGTACAGGTGGCGCGATCTTAGGTGGTATGCAGAACTTAGGTGCCGGTATTGCTACACTGTTGGCATCGTTCTTCCCAGCTCAAGATCAACTGCCACTGGGTTGCTTGATGATTAGCATGTCGCTTATCGCTATGCTTGGTTTACGTTGGGTTAATCGTAAGCCTGACCACTCAAACGAAATGCCATTGGCTATCTAA
- a CDS encoding porin, with protein MKKTLLALAIAATATSVNAAEIYSNDDTKVSLKGEVDIYLKQSEVDKTKWEKDGKDAKGNDKFKAVDTTEKKELDVSTWAKIQLDAEQKLNDQFTAFASFEIEADDDGKAKFDDVWVGFKTDTWGMAFGETGDLAESADAIQKDDITNEGNYMGSTGGHHRESKGHGVVFKGEFVEGLTLVADVNTTSEEDVDNTYGISADYAFSNFSIGTSYITGEAEKDIDYSLAGVSASAEFGGLYLALTYAQFEGANEFGYWEYKGSVSDKDAKGYFNGDTMGFAAAYQMDKVRLYTTYAIANLDERATATGNSKLTKDTEVDNLVVGVDYAFRDNILFLAEYQTATLEFNTVGQKDYDADTVTAGVYYTF; from the coding sequence ATGAAAAAGACTCTATTAGCGTTAGCTATCGCAGCTACAGCAACTTCTGTAAATGCAGCAGAGATTTACTCTAACGACGATACAAAAGTGAGCCTGAAAGGTGAAGTAGATATTTACCTTAAACAGTCTGAAGTTGATAAAACTAAGTGGGAAAAAGACGGCAAAGACGCTAAAGGTAATGACAAGTTTAAAGCAGTTGACACTACCGAAAAGAAAGAGCTTGACGTTTCTACTTGGGCTAAGATTCAGCTAGACGCAGAGCAAAAACTAAATGACCAGTTCACAGCATTCGCTTCTTTTGAAATCGAAGCAGATGACGACGGTAAAGCAAAGTTTGATGATGTATGGGTTGGTTTCAAAACTGACACTTGGGGTATGGCTTTCGGTGAGACTGGCGACCTAGCAGAATCTGCTGATGCAATCCAAAAAGACGACATTACTAACGAAGGTAACTACATGGGCTCTACTGGTGGTCACCACCGCGAGTCTAAAGGCCACGGCGTTGTGTTCAAAGGTGAGTTTGTTGAAGGTCTAACTCTAGTCGCTGATGTGAACACGACTTCTGAAGAAGATGTAGACAACACTTACGGTATCTCTGCGGATTACGCATTCAGCAACTTCTCTATCGGTACTTCATACATTACTGGTGAAGCTGAAAAAGACATCGATTACTCTCTTGCAGGCGTTTCGGCTTCTGCTGAGTTCGGTGGCCTTTACCTTGCACTGACTTACGCTCAGTTTGAGGGTGCTAACGAGTTTGGTTACTGGGAATACAAAGGCTCAGTATCTGACAAGGATGCTAAAGGGTACTTCAACGGCGACACAATGGGCTTCGCGGCGGCATACCAAATGGATAAGGTTCGCCTATACACAACTTACGCAATTGCAAACCTTGATGAACGAGCTACTGCAACAGGCAATAGTAAGCTTACTAAAGATACAGAGGTAGATAACCTAGTAGTTGGTGTTGATTACGCTTTCCGTGACAACATTTTGTTCCTAGCTGAGTACCAAACTGCAACTCTGGAATTTAACACGGTTGGTCAAAAAGATTACGATGCTGATACAGTAACAGCGGGCGTTTACTACACATTCTAA
- the rsmS gene encoding pleiotropic regulatory protein RsmS, giving the protein MSTDNTSSPLDNAPEEVKLAVDLIYLLESNEIDPKVALEAIKIVQQDLQAKLATSN; this is encoded by the coding sequence ATGAGCACTGATAACACATCATCACCATTGGACAACGCACCTGAAGAAGTTAAGTTAGCCGTCGACTTGATCTACCTACTCGAAAGTAATGAGATCGACCCAAAGGTTGCGTTAGAAGCAATCAAGATTGTCCAGCAAGATTTACAAGCCAAACTAGCAACTAGCAACTAG
- the dinG gene encoding ATP-dependent DNA helicase DinG, giving the protein MLTTKIQNSIRTSYQNLQEQLDNFVPRRAQNYLVAEIAKTLCGQYHKSNRMIVAEAGTGIGKSLAYLMAAIPVAVLNNRKIVISTATVALQEQLVNKDLPLYRRLTDREFSFILAKGRQRYCCAEKLAAACGVDGGQMAMFESKPKQKDIEQLQTMYRSLAQGKWDGDRDSWPKPIDNMIWQMIVSDKHSCNNSMPTHRDCPFQKARSELDKADVIIANHSLVMSDADLGGGVILPEPENSIYIFDEAHHLPHVARDHSSAAASLKGAASWLERLNQSITKLSGLADEKRVGRFRNELQDSVQQLIPTLTQLSKQFDATHFEDGLYRFEHGDLPEWLENESKDLKQLSQKASQAVAKIADLIAERVKDGELSAKLAEPALAEIGFYIQRTENLAQVWRLMAEPKREKGAPLARWLELNKESEGDFVVNVSPLEVGWQLDQQIWSRCVGAVLVSATMRALNSFSFFCHQAGISQKEEDGVQFLALASPFDYQNQAELIVPAMKYEPQAPQFTEYLIEILPKVIEDNKANLVLFSSYWQMNKVAEALATDFVKKSWALQVQGDTSRAEILKKHKKLIDQGRTSVLFGTGSFSEGLDLPGELLENLVITKIPFGVPTSPVEQAHSEYIESRGGNPFMQITVPEASKKLIQSVGRLLRKERDSGKVTILDRRIVTKRYGTSLLDSLPPFKRTIKY; this is encoded by the coding sequence ATGCTAACTACTAAAATTCAAAATTCTATTCGCACCAGTTATCAAAACCTCCAAGAACAGTTGGATAACTTTGTACCTAGGCGTGCACAAAACTACCTTGTCGCTGAGATTGCGAAGACACTTTGTGGTCAATACCACAAAAGTAATCGTATGATCGTTGCTGAAGCAGGAACCGGAATCGGTAAATCACTGGCTTATTTAATGGCTGCGATCCCTGTTGCCGTTTTAAACAACCGAAAAATTGTTATTTCAACCGCAACGGTTGCTCTACAAGAACAGCTTGTAAACAAAGATCTCCCACTATATAGAAGGCTTACTGACAGGGAGTTCTCTTTTATATTGGCGAAAGGTCGACAACGTTATTGCTGTGCGGAAAAGTTGGCAGCCGCCTGCGGGGTTGATGGCGGCCAAATGGCAATGTTCGAATCTAAGCCAAAACAGAAAGATATTGAACAACTGCAAACCATGTATCGCAGCCTTGCTCAAGGCAAATGGGATGGCGACCGAGATTCCTGGCCAAAGCCTATCGACAACATGATTTGGCAGATGATTGTCAGTGATAAGCATAGTTGTAACAACAGCATGCCAACTCACAGAGATTGCCCTTTCCAAAAAGCACGTTCAGAGCTAGATAAAGCAGACGTTATCATCGCTAATCACAGTTTAGTGATGTCTGATGCCGATTTAGGTGGCGGTGTGATACTGCCAGAGCCGGAAAATAGCATCTATATCTTTGATGAAGCACACCACTTACCACACGTAGCCCGAGATCACTCTTCTGCAGCAGCGAGCTTGAAAGGTGCCGCTTCATGGTTAGAGCGTTTAAACCAATCGATAACCAAGCTTTCAGGCTTGGCGGACGAAAAGCGAGTGGGTCGATTCAGGAATGAACTGCAGGATTCAGTACAACAACTGATTCCAACTCTGACGCAGCTCAGTAAGCAGTTCGATGCCACTCATTTTGAAGATGGGCTTTACCGCTTTGAACATGGTGACTTGCCAGAATGGTTAGAGAACGAATCTAAAGACCTCAAACAGCTTTCTCAGAAAGCGAGTCAGGCTGTCGCTAAAATTGCAGACCTGATTGCAGAACGAGTTAAAGATGGCGAGCTTTCTGCAAAACTTGCAGAGCCTGCACTCGCCGAAATCGGCTTCTATATACAGAGAACCGAGAACTTAGCGCAAGTTTGGCGCTTGATGGCTGAACCAAAACGTGAAAAAGGTGCGCCTTTAGCACGCTGGCTAGAGCTTAATAAAGAGAGTGAGGGCGACTTTGTTGTCAATGTTTCTCCGCTTGAGGTTGGCTGGCAACTTGACCAGCAGATATGGAGCCGCTGTGTTGGTGCCGTGCTTGTTTCTGCAACAATGAGAGCACTCAACTCCTTCAGTTTTTTCTGCCATCAAGCCGGTATCAGTCAAAAAGAAGAAGATGGTGTGCAGTTTCTTGCCCTGGCGTCACCGTTTGATTATCAGAATCAAGCGGAGTTAATCGTGCCGGCCATGAAATACGAACCACAAGCACCTCAATTTACCGAATATCTTATTGAAATTCTGCCTAAGGTAATAGAAGACAACAAAGCCAATCTCGTTCTATTCTCTTCTTACTGGCAAATGAATAAAGTTGCTGAAGCTTTGGCAACAGATTTCGTTAAAAAGTCATGGGCGTTGCAGGTGCAAGGTGATACTTCACGCGCTGAAATTCTAAAAAAACATAAAAAGCTAATAGATCAAGGTAGAACTAGCGTTCTTTTTGGAACTGGCAGCTTTTCTGAAGGTCTGGATTTGCCGGGTGAGCTGCTTGAAAACCTAGTTATCACCAAGATTCCTTTTGGCGTTCCAACCTCACCAGTAGAGCAAGCGCATTCGGAATATATTGAATCACGCGGCGGTAATCCCTTTATGCAGATTACTGTTCCAGAAGCGAGTAAAAAGCTTATTCAATCTGTGGGTCGACTGCTGCGTAAGGAGAGAGATTCTGGTAAAGTCACGATCCTTGATCGACGCATAGTCACGAAGCGATATGGCACGTCCCTACTCGATTCACTACCGCCTTTTAAAAGAACAATAAAATACTAA
- a CDS encoding primosomal replication protein: MSQFSQIKSVIDTLLGHCSQVDKSRGSYHQALFDKTLFKCGASTLLPYALETQATYHTITREQSSNQLSASRANYLTDKLTNQIAALQRELANHDLRLDRKSKSGKTLNDLYNDLAQHQDWQRRLVDLVKRRKLALDSEPRHSKAQAENAWMLAKERLERCEDSMKNIERLINIENPKRNEH; the protein is encoded by the coding sequence ATGAGTCAATTTTCACAAATCAAAAGTGTCATTGATACCTTACTCGGTCACTGTTCTCAGGTAGATAAATCTCGAGGCTCTTATCATCAGGCGCTTTTCGACAAAACATTGTTTAAATGTGGCGCCTCGACTCTACTCCCCTACGCACTTGAAACCCAAGCGACTTATCACACCATTACTCGCGAACAGAGCAGCAATCAACTTTCTGCATCACGCGCGAATTACTTAACCGACAAATTAACTAACCAGATCGCGGCTTTGCAACGCGAGCTCGCCAATCACGATTTACGCTTAGACAGAAAAAGTAAATCAGGGAAAACCTTGAACGATTTGTATAATGACTTGGCTCAGCACCAAGATTGGCAAAGACGTTTGGTTGATTTAGTTAAACGACGCAAGTTAGCGCTAGACTCCGAACCGCGTCATAGTAAAGCACAAGCAGAAAACGCTTGGATGTTAGCGAAAGAGCGTTTAGAGCGCTGTGAAGACTCGATGAAGAACATCGAAAGACTGATTAATATAGAGAACCCAAAGCGAAATGAGCACTGA
- a CDS encoding ribosomal protein uL16 3-hydroxylase, which produces MYQLSFSMPEFLENYWHKKPTILKGGFQNFVDPISPEELAGLSMEEEVDSRFVSNLNNQWTAEHGPFAEEKFGELSETHWQLIVQAANHWHQGANELTKAFQQLPNWLFDDLMICYSAPEGGVGPHIDQYDVFIIQGQGKRQWKVGAKDVGQYKETVQASALRQIEGFEPIIDETLEPGDILYIPPGFPHEGNTLEPSMSYSIGYRSPKEQELISNFADFVLAHDMGDVHLHDPEFKAQDSYGKIRSSDLSNLTDMLKSALEQPETVSDFMGCLLSQSRHQLDIVAPEPLWTQEEIAQHLESEGEIHRVSGLKALYHENQSNTAYINGEVFKVDEADSSLLNILCDETVITSANALSPSGVTVVTELVNKGYWFIEE; this is translated from the coding sequence ATGTACCAACTTAGCTTTTCTATGCCCGAGTTTCTTGAAAATTACTGGCATAAGAAACCAACCATCTTAAAAGGTGGCTTCCAAAACTTCGTCGACCCAATTTCGCCGGAAGAACTTGCTGGTTTATCGATGGAAGAAGAAGTGGATTCTCGCTTTGTTTCTAACCTCAACAACCAATGGACAGCAGAGCACGGCCCATTCGCCGAAGAAAAATTTGGTGAATTATCAGAAACTCACTGGCAATTGATCGTTCAAGCAGCAAACCATTGGCATCAAGGTGCCAATGAGCTAACGAAAGCGTTCCAACAATTACCAAACTGGTTGTTCGATGATCTAATGATTTGCTACTCAGCACCTGAAGGTGGTGTTGGACCGCATATTGACCAATACGATGTATTCATCATTCAAGGTCAAGGTAAGCGTCAATGGAAAGTAGGCGCAAAAGATGTCGGACAATATAAAGAGACCGTCCAAGCTTCTGCTCTACGCCAAATCGAAGGTTTTGAGCCAATCATTGATGAAACTCTAGAACCAGGCGATATCCTTTATATCCCGCCAGGCTTTCCACACGAAGGCAATACGCTAGAACCATCAATGAGCTACTCCATTGGCTACCGCTCTCCGAAAGAGCAAGAGCTGATCAGTAACTTTGCCGACTTTGTACTTGCCCATGATATGGGTGATGTTCACTTGCACGATCCTGAGTTCAAAGCGCAGGACAGCTACGGCAAGATTCGTTCGTCAGATTTGAGTAACCTGACTGATATGCTTAAATCAGCCCTTGAGCAACCAGAGACGGTTAGCGACTTCATGGGTTGCTTACTGAGCCAGTCACGCCACCAGCTTGATATCGTTGCACCAGAGCCACTATGGACTCAAGAAGAGATTGCCCAACACCTAGAGTCAGAAGGTGAAATCCACCGAGTATCCGGCTTGAAAGCGCTCTACCACGAAAATCAAAGCAACACGGCTTACATCAATGGTGAGGTGTTTAAGGTGGATGAAGCGGATTCTTCGTTACTCAACATACTTTGCGATGAGACCGTGATTACTTCGGCTAATGCCCTATCACCTTCGGGCGTAACGGTCGTGACTGAATTGGTGAACAAAGGCTACTGGTTCATCGAAGAGTAA
- a CDS encoding methyl-accepting chemotaxis protein has protein sequence MRSLSVQWKITLLAGCCLIITSLSLIGFSIYNATSKQQVIKSQSSESVITKTQQLLSSVSQLNAQETQRYVDEAIYRAEMLAASAQFLKNNADENFTPSEELRTALDEMVRRSVLNFDSIQGAYLVFKPDLLDSEDSNYVDADYVGSNEKGRFAPYWKLADNGENVLSNVLSESTLNDNSNSERFYCPLSSGQTCISTPRVVNSGGTALLTSSISVPILVDDVAIGFLGIDLRLDGLTSVITQSDQSLFNGAGKAYVVSLDGSVIASDDSSIAVGSNFQSDNTNSDLMTDFIFGGEVTTQWSEDGEWLLAFAPVVAANQTWGVLFEIPRDSVVADANKLDSIISTKLSEGIKTEVIAGTVFIIFGLAIIAFASLSIVKPIRQVVERLNDIASGEGDLTQRLEVKSQDEIGQLSKGFNLFLDKLQHTIKEVIQTTEQVANTTSQAKASASSTRESSESQFKEVDLVATAAEEMTQTAGLVVQNAEVAVDAACEANRSAQQGQQVIELSAGEMRKLVERMSSAVPIVEELAKNNGNITEILSVIEGISEQTNLLALNAAIEAARAGEQGRGFAVVADEVRNLASRTQSSVGEIRAVIDKVHAGTQDVVEAIQEGNILANDTALHVQNAVEDLGSIFTSIEAISDMNNQIVRAAEEQQSVSGEVNQSVVNIRDLSAKILEQAAASEQVGNEIDQLSQQQQKLVNQFKV, from the coding sequence ATGCGTTCTCTATCGGTACAGTGGAAAATAACTCTACTAGCGGGTTGTTGTTTAATCATTACGTCGCTTTCTCTTATTGGTTTCTCGATCTACAACGCGACGAGTAAGCAACAAGTTATCAAATCTCAAAGCTCAGAATCAGTGATCACTAAAACTCAGCAGTTGTTATCGTCTGTTTCTCAGCTCAATGCACAAGAAACTCAACGTTATGTTGATGAAGCCATTTATCGCGCAGAGATGCTAGCGGCGAGTGCTCAGTTTTTAAAGAACAATGCGGATGAAAACTTTACACCAAGTGAAGAGCTTCGTACTGCATTAGATGAAATGGTGCGCAGATCGGTTTTAAACTTCGATTCGATTCAAGGTGCTTACCTCGTCTTTAAGCCTGATTTACTCGATAGCGAAGATTCGAATTATGTCGATGCCGATTATGTAGGATCTAACGAGAAAGGGCGCTTCGCTCCTTACTGGAAATTAGCGGATAATGGTGAGAATGTTCTCTCGAACGTCCTTTCGGAATCAACACTGAATGACAACAGCAATAGCGAGCGCTTTTACTGTCCTCTATCTTCAGGGCAAACTTGTATCAGCACCCCACGAGTGGTGAATAGTGGCGGTACAGCATTATTGACGTCCTCTATTTCAGTTCCAATTTTAGTCGACGATGTTGCGATTGGTTTTCTGGGTATCGACTTAAGACTTGATGGCTTAACCAGTGTGATTACTCAATCTGACCAGAGTTTGTTTAACGGTGCAGGTAAAGCGTATGTTGTTAGCCTAGATGGCTCAGTTATCGCTTCTGACGATTCAAGCATTGCAGTTGGTTCGAATTTCCAAAGCGATAATACCAACAGTGACTTAATGACCGATTTTATCTTCGGCGGTGAAGTAACAACGCAGTGGAGTGAGGACGGTGAGTGGTTACTTGCGTTTGCACCTGTCGTTGCTGCTAACCAAACTTGGGGGGTGTTGTTTGAGATCCCAAGAGATAGTGTCGTCGCTGATGCAAATAAACTGGATTCCATCATTAGCACTAAGCTAAGTGAAGGTATCAAAACAGAAGTGATTGCCGGTACGGTATTTATTATCTTCGGTTTAGCCATTATCGCATTTGCTTCGTTGTCCATTGTGAAGCCGATTCGTCAGGTAGTGGAAAGGTTGAATGACATCGCTTCTGGTGAAGGTGATTTGACCCAACGCTTAGAAGTGAAGTCTCAAGATGAAATCGGTCAGTTGTCGAAAGGCTTTAATCTGTTCCTAGATAAGCTGCAACATACAATTAAAGAAGTTATTCAAACTACAGAACAAGTGGCAAACACGACCAGTCAAGCGAAGGCATCTGCATCAAGTACTCGTGAAAGCAGCGAGTCTCAATTTAAAGAAGTGGATCTGGTAGCAACAGCGGCAGAAGAGATGACTCAAACTGCTGGCTTAGTGGTACAAAACGCAGAAGTTGCGGTAGACGCAGCTTGTGAGGCAAATCGTTCAGCTCAGCAAGGGCAACAAGTTATCGAGCTTTCCGCTGGTGAAATGAGGAAGCTGGTGGAACGCATGTCGAGCGCTGTGCCTATTGTTGAAGAGCTAGCAAAGAACAACGGTAATATCACCGAGATCTTAAGTGTTATCGAGGGTATCTCTGAACAGACTAACTTGTTAGCATTGAATGCGGCGATTGAGGCGGCTCGTGCTGGTGAGCAAGGTCGTGGTTTTGCGGTTGTTGCAGACGAGGTGAGAAACCTTGCAAGCCGTACACAATCATCCGTTGGTGAGATCAGAGCGGTGATTGATAAGGTCCATGCTGGAACACAAGATGTGGTGGAAGCTATCCAAGAAGGTAATATTCTTGCCAACGATACAGCGCTGCACGTTCAAAATGCAGTAGAAGATCTCGGCTCGATCTTTACCTCAATTGAGGCGATCAGTGATATGAACAATCAGATCGTAAGAGCAGCAGAAGAGCAACAATCGGTTTCCGGTGAAGTGAATCAGAGCGTGGTTAATATTCGCGACTTGAGTGCAAAGATCTTGGAACAAGCGGCAGCTTCTGAACAAGTGGGTAATGAAATTGATCAGCTATCTCAGCAGCAACAGAAATTGGTCAATCAGTTCAAGGTCTAA
- a CDS encoding sulfite exporter TauE/SafE family protein produces MEMIEPTMLVILALVAFAAGFIDAVAGGGGMLTVPALLSLGLPPHIALGTNKLAATFASSTAAFTYYRKKLFKPECWINAFIATLIGATIGTLTVDAISTQWLEKVLPLIILAAAIYTIFHKTPNANHNVSPKPCPVLKKKQKYQGFVLGFYDGVAGPGTGAFWTVSSMALYRLNILLASGLSKAMNFTSNFTSLVTFAILGHIDWVLGLTMGVCLMAGAFVGAHSAIRFGATFIRPVFVTVVSILAIKLAYEAWFVNL; encoded by the coding sequence ATGGAAATGATTGAACCAACCATGTTGGTTATACTTGCGCTGGTTGCATTTGCAGCAGGCTTTATTGATGCTGTCGCCGGTGGCGGGGGCATGTTAACAGTCCCTGCATTGTTATCCCTTGGGCTACCGCCACACATCGCGCTTGGTACAAATAAGCTTGCGGCTACGTTCGCTTCTTCAACAGCAGCTTTTACTTATTATCGTAAAAAGCTATTTAAGCCAGAATGTTGGATAAATGCATTTATAGCGACCTTGATCGGCGCAACCATAGGTACGCTAACAGTCGATGCCATCAGCACTCAATGGCTAGAGAAAGTCCTGCCACTGATCATTCTTGCAGCAGCGATCTACACCATTTTTCATAAGACACCGAATGCCAATCACAACGTGTCACCAAAACCTTGCCCTGTGCTTAAGAAAAAACAAAAGTATCAAGGCTTCGTTCTTGGCTTTTATGATGGCGTTGCAGGCCCGGGAACAGGCGCTTTTTGGACGGTGAGCTCGATGGCTCTATACCGCCTAAATATCTTGCTTGCTTCTGGCTTATCGAAAGCAATGAACTTCACCAGTAACTTCACATCTTTGGTGACCTTCGCGATTCTTGGCCATATTGATTGGGTATTGGGTTTAACCATGGGCGTTTGCCTAATGGCAGGTGCATTCGTTGGGGCACATTCCGCAATTCGATTTGGTGCTACGTTTATACGACCAGTCTTTGTTACGGTTGTCAGTATACTTGCGATAAAACTGGCTTACGAAGCTTGGTTTGTAAACCTATAG